CCTGTTGAGATGGGCTGTCTGGGGTCTGCATGTGTTCTGGGGGACTCAGAGTCTACTGAGCTAGGAGGGCAGGGTTTATCCTAGTCCTTGGCTTCTTGTAGTATCCTCCCAAACCACAGCGTAGGACAGGAGAGATGGCTCTCACTCAGGACATTGCACCTACAGACACAATGACTTAGTGTGGTTGCTTCAAAAACACATCCAAGAGTTTCTGCTCATTGGCACCTCTATCCCCAGGAGCTGCTCCCATCAAGACAGGCTGTCAAAAATGGCTTTCTGTAGGACTGCTACAGAAGGAAGTCACTGAGCTTGGAATTGGGATATAAGCCAAGGAAGCCAATTGCCTAGAACCCCCAGCCCATTCTGCTTCCCTCAGCATGTCTGCCGTTAGAAGATGAGGAGAAATCACCAGCATTCAGCATACTTCTCTGTGTTCTTCACACAGGAGACTCTGGGTGGGACTCAAACAAAACTGGAGGCTgggagtggtgctgggaaaatgtcATGATGTGGGGTGAGGGAAAGGACCCGACATTCTATTGAGTTTATAGATATTACAATGATTACTGAGACTCCAGAAGCATTCACCTTCAGTTCCCAACCAGCTGTCTTAATTAAAATGCTGCTAAAAGGAGCAAATCACTTATCAGATACCTTACAAGATGGTTTATTCTATCTAACACACAGAAAATTGCTTATGAGTATCGCATTGCCGCTTTAGGTTATCAGTTAACCAAGGCTGCTAATGAACTACATTGTTATCAAGTCAGATAAAAGATGCCCTGGGAGTTCAGGCAAATTATTACAACAGAGCGCTTTGTTTTGAAATATAACTCATCTTTTACCACACACAAGGTGAGTAACCTAATCTAAGGAGAACCAGTCCTTGTAGCCCACTGGATTTCTAttgaatgaaaaggcaaagagtaTTCCTTAATGCAGCCCAGAAACCCAGGGTTAATATTAAGGGGAGAGAAGTGTGAATGGGGTCTGCATCATGCAGCCTTGCATTTATGTCTCTTCTGGTTACGTCCTCCATGAGGTAAGGACATTGTCATGACTatgacaataacaataataacaataacaacaataataacaataatcacTTTCTTTGGTATAGCTCACTACAAGCCATGGCAGctgctttctcttttcatccTTTCTGGGTACCGCCATTTGAAAGCTGCAGAGCTGTGGGGCCATTCCATAGCTGTCAGATCCCTTTCTCCCACTCCAGCCCAGGctgcatttcttcttttggaAGGTCTCTCAGTCATTTATAGAAATGGAGACTGCCCAAAGATTTTCACGTTTCAGTTCCCTTGAAtgttgacagatggattcttctGACAGCTAAGAAGTTGAGGCCAATAGTTCTAGACAAGGCTGTTCACCTCTTGGTAGACTGGTGCTAAAGAAGCTGTGTCTTGAGTTTGGTTCTCATTCCATGAGCCACTTGCTACTGATAGGATCCACGGACACAATGTCATCATGAAGCATGAACAACTCTGACACTGGAAACCAGGATAGGCAGTGAGCATGTATTGACTTCCAAACTTTCTTACTGCTGGAAAGAGTACTCTTATATCCCTTTAtgcagtcagctctttgcagaaGAGAAACACTATTTTCTTTCAGGACAGAGGCACTGTAGATTCTATAAGTTTATTTGCTCTGTATTTTGAGTTCCATGTAAAGGTCCATCACCAGCTTTGGATGCTCAAATTCAAGCTGTCTCCAATGAGTAGCTGTCCAAACTGCCCTCCTGAAGAGGCTGCTCACTCAGAGCTCAATCACTTGTGcatttctggaaagaaaaagagCCACCTGGAAGATTCATTAATACCCAGACCTGAGCTAGGTgccaaaagaaagagaaggagactTTTGGAAACTCTAGGATTATAGTGGCTGCCTAAATCCAATTTTCCACCATGTCCTCCAAAATCATACAGATAATaaggagagaagcaaaaaacTAAAGTAGTAACAAGGGTGCCTATATGTCCTTGTTTTCCTGGGACCATCCCAAAGAATGTCTCCTGAGGTTAAATTAATGCCTGCTAATGCTGAAAAGTCTTTTAACCAAATCCCACAcaaattcctgaaaaaaaaaaaaagactcaataaAATAGGAACAGGTGGGTTTCCTTAAGGTGATAAAACATGTGTACTTCAGCCCTAAAACTAACATCTTACTTAATGAAAACCACTAGGGAATTTCCCACAAAGGTCAGGCAAAAGACAAATacactcactgtttccactattatTTAACACTGGTGATTTTAGCCAATGCAATCAGAGAGGTGAAAACAATTAGAGGCTTATTGGAAGAGAAGATCTACAGTTTGGCAGAAGACATAATATGATGAaaactcaaggaaatcaagaataaaataaacaaaacaataaaagcattcaatatgtcagctgCTATCATGTTAATACCCCAAATCAATGACCAAGTAGGAGACATGATGGGAAATTCCATTTACTAAAGCaactaaaatatgaaatatttagaagTAAACTTaataagaaatgtgaaaaatccaTGAGAGTAAAATCTGAAAACTCTCCTGAGACACACAAAAACAGACTtgtaaaaagtatatatttgtgTCAGTGAAGGATAATTGTCAATTGTCTTCAATTTAATATGTAAACATAATGCAGCTCCAATAAAAATAGCAAGATGTTTGTTTCTGTAACTAGATTCTGAAGTTGATtgtaaagtttatatggaaagcAAATACACAGGAATAGCTAGAATGGAATAGCAAGGTGTGTGGAAACCAGCCACACCGGGTAATACATGAAGTCACCACAAGAAAGAGAGTGATAATAGCACATGAACAATCACAAATACCATTGGAGAATAATATGAAGTCTAGAAATAGTCCAACTATATGTGAAAATTTTGAACATGATAAAGGTGACAAATAAAACACTGGGGAAAatacagtgattttgaaaaatgatATTAAGATAACTAGATTGCTGTTtgggaaaaagataaaatgtgaTCTATATCTCATACCATGCACCATACCAAATGAATCAGagatccaaataaaaataaacccatacaAGAAccagaataatatatatatgcatatataaacatttatctaATTGTATATATGCAAATCttttaattaaacatatttttgtaAAAGGAACACAGGGAAGATAAAACAGGAACTGTTGACACTAATTACCTCAAAGCAGTGGGTGGGAGCAGGATGGGATGGACAGGAGAGCAGAACATCTCTAAGTTTACCTATTTACATGTTTTTAGATTAAAACTATATATGTGTTTCAcatactcaaaaaataaaattaaactacaAAGATTAAGAAATGAACCAAAGACCAGCATATACACTGAAACAAATATCTCTAACTATATATCAAATTGATGGCATAACCACACTGAGAAAATAATTAATTCAACTTGAACACAATACTCTGTACATATGAAGGGCTAAATTCTAAGAacaaagaacagcaaagaaatTTTTAAGTGAGTTTGCAGTTGTACAGTATTGTAATTCTTGAAGTATGTATTTTGTGTGTATTATAGGATAGAGCAAAtggataaaaatatgtatatggtTTTGAAACAGGGTTTTCACTTTAGAGGAGGCAAAATAGAAATATGGAATGAGGAAATCTTAAGAAGAATGTTATGATGCTGAGTTTTTGATGTATGTTGGTAAATATGCATGTGCTGACTGTCCATTGAGAAGGTCTCCAAGTGATGATGCCTCAGTAGCCATAAGCACCCATTGTgctcagatcttggtttctaaaaacTGCTCAATGTTAAAGAAAAGAAGGAGGTTGGAGGAGGGGGTAGGAAAACATGGATCTAGTGGAAATGCGTGATTCCAAATCTGAGCAGGAACAGTGTAAGGTGAGCCTGGAACATTGTGTCATTTCAGAAGTCTATGAAATTCTTAGTGACTACTGGTATCCAGTCTAAAGCCACCAAGAAGTGATTTGTACTGATAACTTGGGAGATTTTAAACATCAAAAAGATTCATGGTGGTGATGAATTATAATGCATTGAAGTCCTTAGGAATAATATTCCACAAATAAGAAAAGAATGCCAGCTATTAAACATAGAAGGAATGCTGGAATTAGAAACTCGGTACTTTGTAGCCCTCAGTGCAATAACTATTCAAACATGGGTCACAAACAGAGGTAAAACCATTGGGTGAAGAATTACTTGGGTCAGGGTGTTCCCACGGTCTCAAAGTCCCACCCCTTAGATTATTTACTCATTGCAAATGAGGGATTTTTCTCTCTACCAGGAGAGATCTAGTTGTCACTTCCTTAGCCAAGCAATTAAAAGCAGTGTCACTAACAGTGACTCTGTTAGTGTCACTAACAGTCATGTGACTCCTGGTGCAGTGCACTGAAAGATATGTACCCAATATCACCTCTGCAGTAATCATGACAAAATTCTCAATCTGAATCTTCtcaggaggaaacagacaaatcCAGGAAATAGAACATAATGCAAGAAGCTCAAGTCCTTCAAAACTGACGTGGGGAGAGAAAGCAACATCGAGAGAAACTAAAAAGGGACAAAATCAAGTACAATGgctcctggcttggagaaatagAGCTGTAAGAGATACCTGGGAAACAGAGAAATTTGAATACAGGCTGTGGAAGAGATGATAGTATTGAATTACTACCCATTTCCATTCATTTCTTACCATTCCTGTCATTGTGAttatgcaggagatacaagatgGGTAAATATGAAATCTACACTAGTTTTTAAGTGAATCAGAAAAAATTATGCATGCAGAGTTAAAGCAAACAacgcaaaatatttttattgcacTGTTCTTTCAACAGTTCTGTGGCTTTGAAGATTTTTCAAAAAGGACAGTGAGAGCACGTGGCTGGTACATGAGGTGCAGGAAAGCAGGACTAGGGGAAGTGAGTTGTGAACCAACCATTCAGATAAACCTGAAGGAGATGCCTTCCTTCCTGGGAACAGAGCTCCTTTAGCCATAACCTCGGATCCTGTCTCCACTTCTATTCTGAGACTTCACAGCAGCGTCGAAAATCTGACACCTCTGCCAAACTGATGGCTTGATGACACAAAgaaaattttggatttttttttttttttatcaaatggTTTAAGCTGGCTACAGTTGCCTGGCTTCTGTCAAAGAGAAGGTcttagaaaaacaaatcaaataagataaaaatttaacCATCTTGCTGCTAAAACCCAGTTTTCTCAGCTCTAATCAGGCAAGTGCCCCACAACTTCATTTAAAATCTTGCCAAAGTACTGCCAGATTAGGACTTGCCACAACTGTCCCAAAGAGATGCTGATCCCTCACCTCACAGCCAGCCTGACACCAGGACCTCTGGCTCATGCCTAGCGATCCCCCTCCCATCCCGCAGGGACCATGCAGGAGAGCCTGCAGCCTGCACAGGACAGGAAAGGCACTGCCTTTCCTCCTTTCAGTATGAGCCGTCCGTCACTCTTACAACTCACCTTTCAGAGAAATTGAGGTTTAACCTGCAAAACAGGAAGACAGGACATTTACTAAATCATTCCTAGATGGCCAAAAGCACGGGCAAAATTCTGCTACGGGAGAATGGCTTGCGTGTCCTTTGCTTTTCCATTCTCGGGTCTATTGGCTTTCCGACTAAGCCTGACTCCATCTAGTGTCAGTTTTGGAAACTTGAATTGTGTCTTCCTTCTCAATAGAAGAGCTCTGGTGTGATAATGCTGAGAACAGTTCCCTGCACGTGGTGGGGGAAGAGATGCAGGGGAACCCGCGTCCAGCCATTAACTCCCAACCACACACCTCTCCCCATCTTTCATCTCTTCCCTGCCTTCCTCTGCCCCTGCCTTCCTCTTGCACCCTTCACACTCCTTCTCCTGTACTTCACTCTCACAATGGATGACTATGGCAGACACCTCGCCTGGGTGATGGAAATTTCCTCCTACAGCTCCAATGTATCAAAATAATTCAGCACATCCAAATGTACaaaagggcttcctggtggctcagtggtcacgaatccgcctgctaatgcaggaaatgcattAGcatttcaatccctggactgggaaaaactcctggagaaggaaatgacaatccactggaaaatcccatggacaaaggagcctggcgggctatggcccattgggtcacaaaagagtcagattcaACCGAgcagctcaacaacaacaaatataccaAACAGATGCTCCTCTGACCTGATCATAGGTAGGAACATGAAACCATAGTAACTGTTCATTCAATGCTCTTGAATTGGTTTTTGATGTACAGTCACAGCAACATCTTTGCACAGCAGCATCTGTGTGTCAGACGTTCATTATGAGTCATCACAACCTTTCACATTCCCTCCCCCAGCAAGCACATACGCATGTACAAAGGCACCAGGATTAAGAATTAGGTATTGTGAAATCTTTCCGTTTTGTGAATCCCATGACTAAGATGTCCCTGAATCAGAGTTTATACCAGTTCTGGGAACTTCCAGGGGGCACTGGAGCTTCCAAAGCACGATGCCTTAACCCAAAGTGTCCCCCGATGAGTGTGAGCTGTTTGGATGATCAAGACAGCATGGCTCATGGGTGGTTGAGAACCACTCACTCTGTTAGAACCTCCACCAGCCCACTCGATCATCCTGACACAGGGCCAGAGCTGGCCACTGCAGCGTGCAGCCACATGCCAGGGTGCCTCAGCCACCCAGTAGAGGGCCCCTGAGAGCATATTGTGAGCAGAGTCTGCCATCACAGGCACAGCTCATCCAGCCAAAACTGACCCCATCCTACCCTTCCCAGCACAGAGACAAGCTGGGCCCCAAAGGCAATGCAGATTCTGGGTCTGGGGCTCATCTGTACATTCCCaggtcccctcacccccaccatcAAGAGCTTTAGGTCCTCAGAAATTATTGACAGACACCATAACATCTGAAGGAGGGCAGAGCCTCAACTAAGTGAAAGTAATGAGAAAATCCATTTCCAGCTCACCCCCAGGGCATCCccctgactgcagcatgccacacaTCCATCTCTCCTTCATCCATAGATCCACACATTTCTTCAAGAGATGCTACTTTGTATTTACCAAGCCCCAGGTCCCAGGGAAGAACTGGAGGAGGGAACTGTGCTTTGCATCCTTCTAAAAGCCCACCGGCCCATCTCAGCTCAGATTCTGTCCTGAACACCAGTCACTCACTGAACATTTCCTCCATGAGGAAGTCTCCAGAAGCCTCAGACTTACCATATTCAAAAAAGGTAGCCACCAAcatatcccacccccacccctgctctaCTGCCTACTTCCCAAAGGGCATCTCCAGCTAGGACCTCCCCACTCCAACAAATGCTACTGGTTCTTGATTCTGGCCTGCACCTTCACCCAGCTCCAAGAGACTGGCTGCCTCCTTGGTATCACTCAAATCCTCATTCCAGAGGGCTTTGCAGAAGCTTGTTGCTATCTGAGTGAAGAGCATTCCATATGATACAAAACAGCAAGTGCCAAGGTCCTGAGTTGGGATTGTCTTTGGAGAACAAGGGCTCTATACAGAAGAGTAATGTGGCTGGATGGCAGCAGGGAAGCTGGAAACAGAACACGTGTAGTTTCCCAACTGGAGCTGAGGACATGAGCATGAGAGTAGGtgatgcactgggaggactcTGAGCAGGAGATAAGGCAAAATATAACCAACAAGTGCAGAAAAGAGCCCAAGCTTATTTTGACTACTTAATATCCTGTGGGCTTCCCACTCTCATGACACTTGAGGACTGCCCAAAGGAGGGGAGAGTGAGAAGAGGGAGGCCAGGGGTACATCCTGGTCCCCTAGGAAGCATTTTAAAGTGGGAAGAGAGGCAAGGATGTCAGGCAAGGGAGAGGGATGGATGAAACAGGAGGGGAAATGAGGAGGACACAAGTTGGTCGTGACCTTACCTTGAAGCTCTCTTCTTTAGTGCAATGGTCTCTAAACAGAGAAAGCAGGCTGTTAGGAAGGGGGCACTGTGATGGTGGTGCACCTCTCTCGGTGTCAGGCCAGCAGGAGGGGGTCAGAGCCCACCAGACTCGGGTGATGCTGAGAGGTTCCTGGGTTTGGGGCCACTGAGGGGGTGGTCTTGGGCTGAgtgctctgccccctccccactggcACTGCTGAAGCTCCTCTATCCAGTCCCTCACCCAGCCCTCCAGCTCAGCACCCGGGTGAGACTGAGGCTTCCCTAGAAGTAGCCCACCTACCCCCCTGGCCAGTTgttcctcacctcctccctcctTGAGGATCCTGGGCCCTCTCACCCTTAGGAGATCTAGAATGTCTCTTAGCGTGCTAAGAgactattttctctttctccttattCCTAGGGATACAAAATCAATGGCAAGTGAACTATGACCGATTAAGTTCCCTGTGCAGTTGGACACACTGCGGGCCCCCAAATGCAGTCTCCTCCTTGCCCTGTCTCCCCTTTTGGGTATCTTCACAGATAACAATCACATTTTCAAGAGACATGGTGAGAGTCCTTCCTCTCTATCCTCTGGAAACTACATTATCATCCCATTAAGCAGTCATATGGGGGATGGATTTTGCAGGTCCCCCCTTGAGAGACAAGGGGTGCAAATCAATGTTGTATTTTGCTACTGAAACTCAGTGAGTGTTCAGCATCTACCTAAGGACCCGGATCTCCACAGCTGCCACAGGGTGTGGAGAACCATGCTGGGCACTCATAAACCCAACTCTGCTTGGGTCATGAGGAGACAACTCCACTTAGTGCAGGGCTTGCCCaatttattgggaaaaaaatgcaacttGGCCCAGGTCATCAGTGCCGGCCACACCTCCCGCCACCCACCCATGCCAGGAGCAGCCTCACCACTTCCTGGGATTGATTTCATCTCATCACATCATTtgggtaaaagaaaagaaatttcagtCAGAAGCCAACTCAGCTCCCTTCCCCACGTTTCTCCAAGAAAGTTGATTCTTAAGAATATCAAGAATGACTAAATGGAAAAGTACAGAGaggcagaagcagagagagacagagacatagagagGTCACTGCATTTCTTTTCGGTCCATGTTTCTTATTCTCTCTACAGCCAGTTTTACCCTCAGAGCCTCACACCGGATAACTGGTCAGAATACATCTTGTCTCAGGAAAGGGCAGAACCAGGGTTGAGCATCACTGTTTCCTTACCGTTGAAGCCCACGTTTGTGCTTCTCAGGTCAGAGGAATCGTTATCAAACATGTGCTTCCTGATCATGCAGAACTTCAGGGCCAGGAAGCCGGCCGATATGGCGATGCCCACAGCAGTCCCGATGATGGCATATTTGATAtctggagggcagggaggaaTTGAACAAGGAGCTTTAATCAGTCATCACCCAGTAAAAGTCTTCCATACCTCATTTTACATCAGAATGAAGTCCAAAGTCAAATACTTGGACCTTTACATTACACAGTCCAACCTGCTGCATGCATgtatattcagttgctcagttgtgtccaactcttttacaactccatggaatgtagcccaccaggctcctctgtccatggaatttgccaggcaagaacactggagtggattgccatttcctcctccaaggtatcttcacgacccaggagttgaacccacgtctctcacattgacaggcagattctttaccactgagccacctgagaagtcccaaCCCACTGAGGCCAGCCTAATCTTCCAGTCTCCTGGGAACATGCTCCTTCCCTACCCCTCCACCCACACTGCATCTCCTCTTCCTGGAACTCCAACCCTGGTCCCTTCAGCTGTGGGGATCATTCCCAAGTGGCTTGTGgttcctttctctgtcttcttgcAGTCATCCTCACTTATCCCTGCATCAGTTCACCCATGTGTATGCCGATTGCCTGCTCTGGCGAGTGCTGACGACAATTGAATGAGTCCCTGACTCCATCCTAAGGGGCTTGCAGTCAGCAGCGGAAGACAAGAGCTCACTCGAATGCCGAGTGACAAGGTGGGCTGATGTGGAAACTGACAGTCTTCCCAGAGGAGATGACATGGAAGGTGTACCATACCTGGAGAGCTGAACTCTGAGTTAGAGAGAGGCTGGGATGGTGCAAATGGAGGGAGGCACTGGCCAGGGCAGAGCCTGCTATCTGGGGGCTCACGGATGCAGTGCAGGGCTGTTCATCTCACAGAGAGTGGGCAGAGGTGGCCCTGATGACTCATGTCCCCTTTGAGGACAGGCTCTTATTCAGTCCCATGCCCCCAGGATAAGGCCATGTTAGCCTCTCAGACAGGTCTGGGGGTGAACACTGCCCTGGTTCCATGATGACTGGGAGGAAACGGGTACCAAGATGCCCCACCTGCCCATGCATTTTGGAGtgcctcctcctgcccctcagCCCTGCATCCAGAATCCACTGGGCAGCCACCTACCAGTTTCagctccagcagtcttgcctgttGCTAACACTTGAGCGGCCCCAACATCTGCAAAGACAAAAATCCCAAATTCTGGTTAGAACAGAACTGCTGGCCAAGATCAGGCTGGGAGTCTCAGGCCAAAGCCCTGTCCCCAACCATCCACTCCAGTAGGTCTGGGGAAGTCTGCCACAGGAAACCTCCTATTCAGCCACCACACACAGGAGCACAGAGGTGGTTCCTGATTGTCACAGTGTCCGGGAGCTTTGCTGGGATGTCAGAACCtctgccaaagcaggaatgaGAGTGTACTGAGTTAAGTTAAACCAGATCCTCTTAATCCCATTAGAAGACTGCTTTTTATTTCATTCGCTTtataaaagatcttttttttaggTTAACAGTTTTTTTTAGCTGTAAGTTAAACCAGCTCTTTAACATGGTTTCTAAGACCCACACTGGgatccctgcctgcctctctagTCTCTTGCTTACTCCCAAGAACCCTCTCACTCTGGCCAGACTGATTGATTCCAGTTCCCTACCAAGGCCAGGACCAGCTGCCTTTGATCCACATCCTTTGCCCAGCTCTATCTTCTCCCCTCTTCCTTCTTTACCTCATCTTGGTTCTGTGTCACTTTCTCCTGACACCCCACACCTGGCTTAGCTGCCCTTCTGGGTGCTTCACAGTGGCTGTACCTACGCATTGTAACTGACCACACCATTTATTTAAGAACATTACATAGcattgctgtgtgccaggcactgtcctcagAGCTTCTCAACTATTCACCCACCGATGGGTCTCCTGGCTGGTCTTCCCCCTAGGCTGAGTGGCTCCCTGGGGAGTGCTTTATCCCCAGCATTTGACACAGTGTCTGGCCACAGGAGGCATTAATAgacatttgatgaatgaatgaatcatggTAACAGAGCATGCTGCAGGGGGGCTCACTCTTCTAGCCTAGACTTGAAACCTTAAGATAGGAGATGTGACTCACAAGCAGGGCCTTGGTCCCTGAAGATGGGCTCTAGAAGAGCTAGGATTGACCCACGGGCCTTGGAAAGTGTACATTAACTGACTCCTTACTCTGAGGCAGATAGTAGAGATAGCACTTGCATTAATACATTCAATATTCAGAACAAGAGTTCTGTGAGACAGGCACTGTCATTGCTACCATTTGATGAGTGAGGAATCcagcactgaaaaattgaggaTGCACCCAAGGGCCAAAGAGAAGTGGAAAGTGGCAGCCCTGCCACCTTAACCCAAAGTCCCATGATGCCCTGAGAACTCAAATCCCTGGCAGCTAACTAATAGAATGATGCCAAAACCATCAAGACCGAGGACTGGATGGCTGAGACAGGGCAGGTGGGTGGTGAGACCCAAACTCAACTCTTAGGCTCAAACttccaggcaaagtcagaaatcCCTGTTGGTCCTAAAAGGGAGCAGCTGACTTCATTGAGAGGGACCACATC
Above is a genomic segment from Dama dama isolate Ldn47 chromosome 15, ASM3311817v1, whole genome shotgun sequence containing:
- the TMEM273 gene encoding transmembrane protein 273 isoform X2 yields the protein MHSAARMLRVLLLLLDVGAAQVLATGKTAGAETDIKYAIIGTAVGIAISAGFLALKFCMIRKHMFDNDSSDLRSTNVGFNETIALKKRASRLNLNFSERNAQVIEL
- the TMEM273 gene encoding transmembrane protein 273 isoform X5, encoding MHSAARMLRVLLLLLDVGAAQVLATGKTAGAETDIKYAIIGTAVGIAISAGFLALKFCMIRKHMFDNDSSDLRSTNVGFNETIALKKRASRNAQVIEL
- the TMEM273 gene encoding transmembrane protein 273 isoform X3, yielding MHSAARMLRVLLLLLDVGAAQVLATGKTAGAETDIKYAIIGTAVGIAISAGFLALKFCMIRKHMFDNDSSDLRSTNVGFNETIALKKRASRLNLNFSERPSL
- the TMEM273 gene encoding transmembrane protein 273 isoform X1, translating into MHSAARMLRVLLLLLDVGAAQVLATGKTAGAETDIKYAIIGTAVGIAISAGFLALKFCMIRKHMFDNDSSDLRSTNVGFNETIALKKRASRLNLNFSERQDQMRQRMR
- the TMEM273 gene encoding transmembrane protein 273 isoform X4; translation: MHSAARMLRVLLLLLDVGAAQVLATGKTAGAETDIKYAIIGTAVGIAISAGFLALKFCMIRKHMFDNDSSDLRSTNVGFNETIALKKRASRQDQMRQRMR